The proteins below are encoded in one region of Reichenbachiella sp. 5M10:
- a CDS encoding DUF4350 domain-containing protein, translating to MDQRPTVVSKGSILYIVAISLLLLLAMGGYERPTNWTKTYASVDQNPYGAYALSELAPSMFQEWQMDNHSFYEVLRRSEEGEGLLSISEDLVLGDPSYEELVAQVSQGKTVLLSTSYLDQKLVDTLSIYFDTRDYYYDSDGDSSFLEVEGMPRTYFLETEILQYIDSLPPSAVVYVTNAEGQAVVASIPFGEGEFVLCSTPIIFTNYFMLYGDNHRLTARVLSLLPDSGVRWTSYYQSGVATNSSPFREVLKHPPLRNALYFALALIALHMIVGSRRVQRAIPVIRALPNQTMDFIKTVGLLYFHQRDQRAVAKSRIDYFKENIRMQYHAHLHQDNDRVLAAKIGVKEEDVTALVKVIQEVEGAKAINDELLIALDKKLNVIYKKSTKR from the coding sequence ATGGATCAAAGACCAACTGTCGTGAGCAAAGGAAGTATCTTGTATATCGTAGCGATTTCGCTGCTGTTGCTCTTGGCGATGGGTGGCTATGAGCGTCCGACCAACTGGACCAAAACCTATGCGAGCGTTGACCAAAACCCATACGGGGCGTATGCCTTGTCCGAATTAGCTCCGAGTATGTTTCAGGAGTGGCAGATGGATAACCATAGCTTTTACGAAGTGTTGAGGCGAAGCGAAGAGGGAGAAGGACTCTTGTCGATTTCTGAGGATCTCGTATTGGGAGACCCCAGTTACGAGGAGTTGGTTGCCCAAGTGTCACAAGGAAAAACGGTACTGCTGAGCACAAGCTACTTGGATCAAAAACTCGTTGACACCTTGTCCATCTATTTCGACACGAGGGATTACTATTACGACAGTGATGGTGACTCCTCGTTTTTGGAGGTGGAGGGCATGCCTCGGACGTACTTTTTGGAGACGGAGATTCTCCAGTACATCGATAGCTTGCCGCCTTCGGCAGTGGTCTACGTGACCAATGCCGAAGGACAAGCAGTCGTGGCAAGTATCCCGTTTGGAGAGGGTGAGTTTGTACTTTGTAGTACACCCATTATTTTCACGAATTATTTCATGCTTTATGGTGACAATCATCGATTGACAGCACGCGTATTGTCACTATTGCCCGATTCGGGGGTCCGGTGGACGAGTTATTACCAGAGTGGTGTAGCGACCAATTCTTCGCCTTTTCGAGAGGTACTGAAACACCCACCCCTTCGAAACGCTCTGTATTTTGCTTTGGCCTTGATCGCGCTACACATGATCGTGGGGAGTCGTCGGGTGCAGCGAGCCATTCCAGTGATCCGAGCACTGCCCAACCAGACGATGGACTTTATCAAGACCGTCGGGTTGTTGTATTTTCATCAGAGAGACCAGAGGGCTGTCGCCAAAAGTCGTATCGATTATTTCAAAGAGAACATACGAATGCAGTACCACGCTCATTTGCATCAAGACAATGATCGTGTACTAGCCGCCAAAATCGGAGTGAAAGAAGAGGACGTGACTGCTCTGGTGAAAGTGATCCAGGAGGTTGAAGGAGCAAAGGCCATCAACGACGAGCTTTTGATAGCGCTCGACAAAAAACTAAATGTTATTTACAAAAAATCAACGAAGAGATGA
- a CDS encoding DUF4129 domain-containing protein yields the protein MSRRSFDSKKLAQLQEEFASEYYSQEKSYGWYDRVSVFLDYWFGRLGSFFAEQLNWHIPPVVFEILFYGFMVGGMLYLILKILGIEMNYLLPFGKKKVPAKEYVLTDEDIEGLDFGQLIEEAKRNGNHLMVVRYYYLHALQILSDQELIQYEIRKTNREYLSELAGHQSRETFCKMTKSFEQIWYGHLPVSVEMCAQMEGDFQWIKDQLS from the coding sequence ATGAGTAGGCGAAGCTTCGATAGCAAGAAACTAGCGCAGCTGCAGGAGGAGTTTGCAAGTGAATACTATAGCCAAGAGAAGAGCTACGGTTGGTACGATCGTGTTTCGGTGTTTTTGGACTATTGGTTTGGTCGTTTGGGGTCTTTTTTTGCGGAGCAACTGAATTGGCATATCCCTCCTGTTGTGTTTGAGATTCTTTTTTATGGGTTTATGGTGGGAGGTATGTTGTACTTGATCCTCAAGATACTTGGGATTGAAATGAATTATTTGCTTCCGTTTGGTAAGAAAAAAGTGCCGGCCAAAGAGTATGTGCTCACTGACGAAGACATCGAGGGTTTAGATTTTGGCCAGCTGATCGAGGAGGCCAAGCGCAACGGCAACCACCTCATGGTGGTGCGCTACTATTATTTGCATGCACTGCAGATCCTTTCTGATCAAGAACTCATCCAGTACGAGATCCGAAAAACCAACCGCGAGTATTTGAGCGAATTGGCTGGCCATCAGTCACGGGAGACGTTTTGCAAGATGACGAAGTCTTTTGAGCAGATCTGGTACGGACACTTGCCGGTGTCAGTCGAGATGTGTGCACAAATGGAAGGTGATTTTCAATGGATCAAAGACCAACTGTCGTGA
- a CDS encoding stage II sporulation protein M, protein MKEALFIKLNRKEWVEMEDRLNARTTLSADRLTAYYIRLTDDLSFVRSNFPQSKTHTYLNELASVVYQRLYRNKKESKSRFITFWKEEFPQVMYDSRRELIYSFVIFMVSALIGALSVALDDTFVRLILGDQYVNMTLQNIEEGDPMAVYKEAHQMPMFLGITVNNIMVSFMVFAYGVMLSVGAAFMLMRNGIMLGAFQYFFHQQGLLATSALTIWIHGAIEISSIVIAGAGGLVIGNSIMFPGTLTRKESFKRGAKRGIKIVVGLVPLFIIAGFLESFVTRMTDLPTVVKLIIIFGTLAGVIYYTIIYPNQLFKHGKQIRS, encoded by the coding sequence ATGAAGGAAGCGTTGTTTATCAAGCTAAACCGAAAAGAGTGGGTGGAGATGGAGGATCGTTTGAATGCGCGCACGACCCTGTCGGCAGATAGGTTGACAGCCTATTATATTCGGCTTACAGATGACCTCTCTTTTGTCCGATCCAATTTCCCTCAATCCAAGACCCACACCTATCTCAACGAGCTCGCATCGGTGGTCTATCAGAGACTATACCGCAACAAGAAGGAGTCTAAGAGTCGCTTCATTACTTTTTGGAAAGAGGAGTTTCCTCAGGTGATGTATGATTCACGTCGAGAGTTGATCTATTCGTTTGTCATTTTCATGGTCTCTGCTTTGATTGGGGCCTTGTCGGTGGCGCTGGACGATACATTCGTTCGGCTCATCTTGGGTGATCAATATGTCAACATGACCCTACAAAACATCGAGGAGGGTGACCCGATGGCTGTCTACAAAGAGGCTCATCAGATGCCGATGTTTTTGGGTATTACCGTCAACAATATCATGGTGTCCTTCATGGTTTTTGCCTATGGGGTAATGCTGTCGGTCGGCGCGGCATTTATGCTCATGCGAAACGGCATTATGCTTGGGGCTTTTCAGTACTTCTTTCATCAGCAGGGCCTGTTGGCGACTTCTGCACTGACGATATGGATACATGGGGCGATCGAGATCTCGTCGATCGTGATCGCAGGTGCTGGGGGGCTGGTCATTGGCAACAGTATCATGTTCCCAGGTACACTGACGCGCAAGGAGTCCTTCAAGCGAGGCGCCAAGCGAGGTATCAAAATAGTGGTGGGGCTCGTACCGCTGTTTATCATCGCCGGTTTTCTGGAGTCTTTTGTGACACGAATGACCGACTTGCCTACGGTTGTCAAACTGATTATTATCTTCGGTACTTTGGCTGGAGTGATTTATTATACGATTATTTATCCAAATCAACTTTTCAAGCATGGAAAACAAATACGTTCCTAA
- a CDS encoding RDD family protein, translating to MSHIGVYTAQNIFINFKIAGIGDRIAAFLIDLLILTAYAMFISFVLSTTESFGIGSVLYLPILFYHPLFEYLMNGQSPGKKQMKIRVLKEEGEPVTISSILLRWVLSPIDFMMSGGIAISSIILTKQGQRLGDLAGGTIVVKEKKLENYDKAFIRHQVEEGYEPVFPAVKVRLEQKDIDLIQDVLRVRLEHTLNAPAEKIRAVMEKKLEINSDRSTVNFLHTLVKDFNYYQSQEEAYNIV from the coding sequence ATGTCTCATATAGGTGTTTACACTGCACAAAATATTTTTATTAACTTCAAGATCGCAGGCATCGGGGACCGCATCGCTGCCTTTTTAATCGACTTGTTGATACTCACTGCCTATGCGATGTTCATCTCGTTCGTCCTATCCACCACCGAATCTTTTGGCATAGGATCCGTCCTCTATCTGCCCATCCTATTCTACCATCCGCTGTTTGAGTATTTGATGAACGGTCAGAGCCCAGGCAAAAAACAAATGAAGATCCGTGTACTCAAAGAAGAGGGTGAACCCGTCACAATCTCCTCCATCCTTCTACGTTGGGTACTGAGCCCGATAGACTTCATGATGTCTGGCGGTATAGCCATCAGCTCGATCATCCTCACCAAACAAGGCCAGCGCCTCGGCGATCTGGCTGGCGGCACCATAGTCGTCAAAGAAAAGAAATTAGAAAACTACGACAAGGCTTTCATCCGTCACCAAGTCGAGGAAGGCTATGAGCCTGTCTTTCCGGCCGTCAAAGTCCGCTTGGAACAAAAAGACATCGACCTGATCCAAGACGTGCTCCGCGTTCGTCTCGAACACACCCTCAATGCGCCCGCCGAAAAAATCAGAGCTGTCATGGAAAAGAAACTAGAAATCAACTCTGACCGCTCCACAGTAAATTTTCTCCACACACTGGTCAAGGACTTCAACTACTACCAAAGCCAAGAAGAAGCCTACAACATCGTATAA
- a CDS encoding TfoX/Sxy family protein: MTEKKMFGGLSFLYRGKMSVGIVKDDLCVRVLAPDDQIELQKEGVRPMDFTGKPMKEMVFVAPEGFATEPELAYYVNLGIAHAESKVK, translated from the coding sequence ATCACGGAAAAGAAAATGTTTGGAGGGTTGAGTTTTCTTTACAGAGGAAAAATGAGTGTAGGGATCGTCAAAGACGATCTTTGTGTACGTGTGCTGGCTCCCGATGACCAAATCGAATTGCAGAAGGAGGGTGTTCGTCCGATGGATTTCACTGGCAAGCCGATGAAGGAGATGGTTTTCGTGGCACCCGAGGGATTTGCCACAGAGCCAGAGCTCGCGTACTATGTCAACCTAGGTATTGCTCATGCCGAGAGCAAAGTCAAATAG
- a CDS encoding GNAT family N-acetyltransferase yields MNYQLGIKTFEELNTTELYQLLKLRVDVFVVEQNCPYPELSDLDKVSDHFMLYDGEKLAAYLRTYLRDPGVYGIGRIVTDVRYRSKGLAGDLIRAAMARIHGVEGAKEIYVQGQSHLTKYYESFGFKVCSEEYLEDDIPHTDLHLMI; encoded by the coding sequence ATGAACTATCAATTAGGTATCAAAACATTTGAAGAACTGAACACCACGGAGCTGTATCAGCTACTCAAACTCCGGGTGGATGTGTTCGTCGTGGAGCAAAACTGCCCTTATCCAGAACTGAGTGATCTGGATAAGGTGTCTGATCATTTCATGCTTTATGATGGCGAGAAGCTGGCGGCTTACTTGCGCACCTACCTACGTGATCCAGGGGTGTACGGGATAGGGAGGATCGTCACGGATGTACGCTATCGGAGCAAAGGGCTCGCTGGAGACCTGATACGAGCTGCCATGGCACGAATTCATGGTGTCGAGGGAGCCAAAGAAATCTATGTACAAGGGCAATCTCATCTGACGAAATATTACGAATCGTTTGGCTTTAAGGTCTGTTCTGAAGAGTACCTCGAAGACGATATCCCGCACACCGATTTACACCTAATGATATAG
- a CDS encoding lamin tail domain-containing protein codes for MRPTLLLCFLVMSLHAFSQITEDFSDGDFASNPAWSGDITAFEIESGQLHSYGPDITETLHLSTPNTVMDYTEWTFLVDMRLAPSGSNKSRIYLVSDESNLEGELKGYYIQIGQSGEDEIDFYRQDGSSSSLLFSGSTKFSGEVLARIKVMRDALGTWSVWCDPMGGTAFVSEGDEFVDNTYAATAYFGFVVFHTKTNRYNFYFDDVGVSAFDPPFGLASVDVEGSQSLRLHFTQGLDATSAESVGNYTLSNGYATPSSALMDASNPDQVLLTFADDFSNNDYILTINNISNVDQDETLSEVEQPISIETATAFRDIVINEIYADFNPSATGLPDEEFIELLNTSDQAIKVENFTLNGNALEGFTLESGAYVIVTDDSNLTEFEDFGDVVTVASFPALTNGGMRLTLLDNLGNVVDSLTYSTRWYHDETKDDGGFSLEQINPYLACNYSANWTASRHMDGGSPGQQNSVLDDSPDTTSPNLIALDIIDERSLELTFDEPMDEQSLSMATYALNQGSTIGSVSPSYFGATLGVMPSLVSGTTYTLTIAGAEDCAGNELEVNMLSETYDVEPPVLEEVIVVSDTELQLVFDEELDLEGVSEDNFVATFGIGSPSVLSQDDRTPTVVHLHFEAPFVPDLTYDVTAHGLSDLAGNVSADSYDRTFSYRASLDTVWVLGGHHLLLAFEFPLQRESMLDPSHYGLGGEELGPISVFANKNDTLQVHLIFQTSLDENKLLTLYAEGLVDEEGESLPRSSATLVYDTAPPKVDTLEVLDERTLLCRFTEKVEQQSAVTLDHYEYEDHYPDYAELDTAMKTVRLEFDEVFESEVIYDLLIDQVADQFDNVIKTRIRRSFVYDEVPPQLDSAYVKSPSEIVLLFHEPLDTALAAVVDHYHLEALGLVPSKAVVEREFARQVTLYFAEETFNSEVYELGVAGLADQRGNTMTDPLMLALDHGPFRLSGVEVLAADEVRLEFNQVLGTSFDEPLHFDLVALDVDSVASVGRFVTLYLSGGMEAGTSYELLFSALRSVEGQVLQTGSCQFVFDPRLENAVIQNNHTIALTFETTFDAVSQEDFWLNADIQPVAVVVSSEDSHVLQLVFEEEFRADQLYLIGWSVLQNQFGNLMPGHSVAVKIDRRAPTVETVRLLDAETLSIHFSEPMDESAAEFLGYYESSELAWGQATYLAQDTAVILTLGSPIGEQEYSLMIHSLHDLSQNQIKDTTVNFSYEMPYLPQYGELIITEIMAAPTADQEEYIELYNASEQSLKLTGLVWKDGNGQTTFESGEVEPGEYILLAAKPSSFLAQNVGSLSSWLTLNNGGETLSIYAGDELVFSTSYTDDWYGVEEHTGLSLEMVDVANFCGEERNWTGSQEIGGTPGMANSQSAENPDHRGPEIVSAVWEGNQQIEITWDEKLYPTMGGLLEYMVFDPNRVIESAELVLPGSRSMTVTLLEELQPRQQYALTVSGVKDCVGNLVSLEAGQIIVQVPELADSLDVLINEVLFNPESGGVDFVEIYNHSDKVIDLQNWVLASGSGEGITSKVITTDHRLVEPSTFVVLTADPLVLAAQYPSGDESAYFEMASFPAYNDGDGEVTLIDAVGQTVDYFAYREDYHSRLLDSEEGVSLERIAYDAPSNDPNSWHSAASTAFYATPGRQNSQYTEAGAGQGQLVVEPKVFMPNTMGQPDFTTIRYVLDQPGGFANISVFDTHGRPIRALAENQLLSMTGFVTWDGTTDAGDLAPIGYYIVFAEVYDPSGNKQVIKETVVLGGEL; via the coding sequence ATGAGACCAACCCTACTCTTGTGCTTTCTCGTGATGAGTCTGCACGCTTTTTCGCAAATCACAGAGGACTTTTCGGATGGAGATTTCGCCAGCAACCCCGCTTGGTCTGGGGACATCACAGCGTTTGAGATCGAAAGCGGTCAACTCCACTCATATGGTCCGGATATTACCGAAACGCTCCACCTTTCTACACCCAACACCGTGATGGATTACACGGAGTGGACGTTTCTGGTGGATATGCGCTTGGCTCCATCTGGCAGCAACAAAAGCAGAATATATCTAGTCTCAGACGAATCGAACCTGGAAGGAGAGCTCAAGGGGTACTACATCCAGATCGGTCAAAGTGGAGAGGATGAAATTGATTTTTATAGGCAGGATGGGAGTTCGTCAAGTTTGCTTTTTAGCGGATCTACGAAGTTTTCAGGAGAGGTGCTCGCGCGAATCAAAGTCATGCGGGATGCCTTGGGCACATGGTCCGTTTGGTGCGACCCCATGGGAGGTACAGCTTTTGTTTCTGAAGGGGACGAATTTGTAGACAATACTTATGCTGCGACAGCTTATTTCGGATTTGTGGTTTTTCATACCAAGACGAATAGATATAATTTTTATTTTGATGATGTGGGTGTCTCAGCATTTGATCCGCCTTTTGGATTGGCTAGTGTAGATGTCGAGGGTAGTCAGTCCCTAAGACTGCATTTCACGCAGGGTTTGGATGCGACTTCTGCCGAATCGGTTGGCAACTACACGTTGAGCAACGGGTATGCTACCCCATCATCAGCCCTCATGGATGCCAGTAATCCCGATCAAGTGCTACTCACCTTCGCCGATGACTTCAGCAACAACGATTATATCCTAACAATTAACAACATCAGCAACGTCGATCAAGACGAGACCTTGAGCGAAGTAGAGCAGCCTATCAGCATCGAGACTGCCACAGCTTTTCGAGATATTGTCATCAACGAGATTTATGCGGATTTTAATCCTTCAGCGACGGGACTTCCAGACGAAGAATTCATCGAATTGTTGAATACATCAGATCAAGCGATTAAAGTTGAGAACTTCACTTTGAATGGAAATGCTTTGGAAGGTTTTACCCTCGAATCGGGGGCTTATGTAATCGTGACAGATGATTCTAACCTGACTGAGTTTGAGGATTTCGGAGACGTGGTGACGGTGGCTTCTTTTCCTGCGCTGACAAATGGTGGCATGAGACTCACGCTCCTTGACAATTTAGGAAATGTAGTGGATTCTTTGACTTACTCTACGCGTTGGTATCATGATGAGACCAAGGATGATGGTGGGTTCTCCTTGGAGCAAATCAATCCGTATCTGGCTTGTAACTACTCCGCGAACTGGACAGCTTCTAGACATATGGATGGAGGGTCACCTGGTCAACAAAATTCGGTTTTGGACGATAGTCCCGATACGACTAGCCCTAATCTTATTGCTTTGGACATTATAGATGAGAGGAGCTTAGAGCTAACTTTTGACGAACCGATGGACGAGCAATCTTTGTCTATGGCTACCTATGCCTTGAATCAGGGTAGTACCATAGGCAGCGTATCTCCTTCTTACTTTGGGGCAACGTTAGGAGTCATGCCAAGCTTGGTGAGTGGCACGACATATACCTTGACGATTGCTGGCGCTGAAGATTGTGCGGGTAATGAGCTGGAAGTGAATATGCTCAGCGAGACTTATGATGTAGAGCCGCCTGTTTTGGAAGAGGTGATCGTAGTGTCGGATACTGAATTGCAGTTGGTTTTTGATGAGGAGCTAGATTTGGAGGGTGTTTCGGAGGATAATTTTGTAGCGACGTTCGGTATAGGCAGCCCATCAGTGCTGAGTCAAGATGATAGAACGCCTACTGTAGTCCATTTGCATTTTGAGGCACCTTTTGTTCCTGATTTGACCTATGATGTGACTGCTCATGGGCTGTCTGATTTGGCAGGTAACGTTTCTGCCGATTCTTATGATCGTACATTCTCCTACCGGGCCAGTCTTGATACGGTTTGGGTGCTGGGGGGTCATCATCTGTTGTTGGCGTTTGAATTTCCTCTTCAGAGAGAAAGCATGCTTGACCCTAGTCACTATGGGTTGGGAGGCGAGGAGCTAGGGCCGATTTCTGTGTTTGCCAACAAGAATGACACGCTACAGGTCCATTTGATTTTTCAGACAAGCCTTGATGAAAACAAACTGTTGACGTTGTATGCCGAAGGGTTGGTAGACGAAGAAGGGGAGAGTTTACCTCGTTCGTCGGCGACATTGGTCTACGATACGGCTCCTCCTAAGGTCGACACCTTGGAGGTGCTTGATGAGCGGACTTTGTTATGCCGGTTTACCGAAAAGGTGGAGCAACAGAGTGCCGTGACATTGGATCACTATGAGTACGAAGACCACTATCCAGACTATGCCGAGCTAGATACAGCAATGAAAACAGTGAGGCTGGAGTTCGATGAAGTGTTTGAGTCAGAGGTGATATATGATCTTTTGATAGATCAAGTAGCAGATCAGTTTGACAATGTGATCAAAACCCGTATCCGTCGGTCTTTTGTCTATGATGAGGTACCACCACAGCTAGACAGTGCCTATGTCAAATCTCCAAGCGAGATAGTGCTTCTATTTCATGAGCCCTTGGACACTGCTCTGGCTGCAGTGGTCGACCATTATCATCTGGAGGCACTGGGTTTGGTTCCGTCAAAAGCAGTTGTTGAGCGTGAGTTTGCCCGGCAAGTAACACTTTATTTTGCGGAGGAGACATTCAATAGTGAAGTGTATGAATTGGGAGTAGCGGGTTTGGCTGATCAGCGAGGCAACACCATGACTGACCCGCTCATGCTGGCATTAGACCATGGCCCTTTTCGATTGAGTGGAGTTGAGGTTTTAGCGGCGGATGAGGTTCGTTTGGAGTTTAATCAGGTGTTGGGAACGTCCTTTGACGAACCGTTGCATTTTGATTTAGTCGCGTTGGATGTCGATTCTGTAGCGTCAGTAGGTAGGTTTGTGACATTGTATTTGTCTGGGGGGATGGAGGCAGGTACGTCTTATGAATTGCTTTTTTCAGCGCTAAGAAGTGTGGAGGGTCAAGTGCTGCAAACGGGGAGTTGTCAGTTTGTGTTTGATCCAAGATTGGAAAATGCTGTAATTCAAAATAACCATACAATTGCACTTACGTTTGAGACCACATTTGACGCGGTGAGCCAGGAGGATTTTTGGCTCAATGCAGACATACAGCCTGTGGCGGTGGTCGTGAGTTCAGAAGACTCGCATGTTTTGCAATTGGTTTTTGAAGAGGAATTTAGAGCCGATCAGCTGTATTTGATTGGCTGGTCTGTACTCCAAAATCAGTTTGGAAATCTCATGCCAGGGCATAGTGTAGCGGTGAAGATAGACCGCAGGGCACCAACCGTGGAGACAGTACGGCTTCTTGATGCTGAGACGCTTTCCATCCATTTTTCCGAACCGATGGATGAAAGTGCTGCGGAGTTTTTGGGCTATTATGAATCGTCTGAACTGGCTTGGGGTCAAGCGACTTATCTGGCGCAAGACACAGCGGTAATACTCACATTGGGATCCCCGATTGGAGAGCAGGAGTATTCACTGATGATACATTCGCTACACGACTTGTCCCAAAATCAAATCAAGGACACTACGGTTAATTTCAGCTACGAAATGCCGTATCTACCGCAGTACGGTGAGCTGATTATTACTGAGATCATGGCGGCTCCCACTGCGGATCAAGAGGAGTACATAGAATTGTACAATGCCTCTGAACAGTCGTTGAAGCTGACGGGCTTGGTTTGGAAGGATGGCAATGGCCAAACAACCTTTGAGTCTGGGGAGGTTGAGCCTGGCGAGTATATATTGCTGGCGGCTAAGCCCTCGAGTTTCCTTGCTCAAAATGTAGGGAGTCTTTCTTCATGGTTGACACTCAACAATGGAGGGGAGACCTTGTCTATCTATGCAGGGGATGAGCTGGTGTTTTCGACAAGTTATACGGACGACTGGTATGGTGTGGAGGAGCATACGGGGCTGAGTTTGGAGATGGTAGACGTGGCGAATTTTTGTGGAGAAGAAAGGAATTGGACAGGGTCTCAGGAGATAGGTGGCACACCAGGAATGGCCAATTCCCAATCGGCTGAAAACCCTGACCACAGGGGACCAGAGATCGTATCGGCGGTATGGGAAGGCAATCAGCAGATAGAGATCACTTGGGATGAAAAACTATACCCGACGATGGGAGGTCTGTTGGAGTACATGGTTTTCGACCCGAATCGAGTCATCGAATCGGCGGAGCTGGTGCTTCCAGGTAGTCGGAGCATGACCGTCACATTATTGGAGGAGTTGCAACCACGTCAACAATATGCATTGACTGTGTCTGGAGTCAAAGACTGCGTCGGTAACCTTGTCTCTTTGGAGGCTGGACAAATCATCGTACAAGTCCCAGAGTTGGCGGATAGTTTGGATGTTTTGATCAACGAAGTCTTATTCAATCCCGAATCAGGTGGAGTGGATTTTGTGGAGATCTATAATCATTCGGACAAGGTGATCGACTTGCAAAACTGGGTGCTCGCCAGCGGATCAGGAGAGGGCATCACCTCCAAAGTGATCACCACTGATCATCGGTTGGTCGAGCCATCGACTTTTGTGGTGCTGACGGCTGACCCTCTGGTGCTAGCTGCGCAGTATCCGTCGGGGGATGAATCGGCTTACTTTGAGATGGCTAGTTTCCCTGCCTACAACGATGGCGATGGTGAAGTGACGCTGATCGATGCAGTCGGGCAAACCGTGGATTATTTTGCATACAGGGAGGATTATCATTCGCGTTTGTTGGACAGTGAAGAAGGGGTGAGCCTAGAGCGAATTGCCTACGATGCTCCGTCCAATGACCCTAACAGTTGGCACTCAGCAGCCAGCACGGCATTTTATGCTACGCCTGGACGGCAAAACTCTCAGTACACCGAGGCAGGAGCAGGGCAAGGTCAACTGGTAGTAGAGCCGAAGGTTTTCATGCCCAATACTATGGGGCAGCCCGACTTCACGACGATCCGTTATGTACTGGATCAGCCGGGAGGCTTTGCCAATATCTCCGTATTTGATACGCACGGTCGCCCGATCAGAGCACTTGCCGAGAACCAATTGCTTTCTATGACAGGCTTTGTGACTTGGGATGGTACGACGGATGCAGGCGATTTGGCACCTATAGGGTACTACATTGTTTTTGCTGAGGTGTATGACCCCAGCGGCAACAAGCAAGTGATCAAAGAAACCGTGGTGCTGGGAGGGGAGCTGTGA
- a CDS encoding TonB family protein gives MNKDRPHIEPLSELTPALMQQYLRDELSPEMRHAVERYLLDHPFEAEAMRGYESVSVEMEKDVAALVERLAMAKSDAKGVPIWKNPMRIAAAVALLLMGSFSIWMVMDTLREEDTIVMKEDTPVKPEKEQAQPPLSKPVTEEIEAVEPSKKIVAPTPKHKVSPPKETPKQDMLEIAVETEGQPMPEQEESPSLADEELAETVYSVEEDVVPINQAAEESMAMSSQPALAARMKKRQSVATSDGSYSSKTVYGKVVGSDGEDIPGATVWIKETGEGTVTDIEGRFEVSNAHEGETLEVNFIGYSSEQIRIGANDTILAVMETDMAALDEVVVIGYGESRPKPDAGATPVDGFLKYKRYIKENLRYPVAAKELQVEGKVTVRFTVDSYGNVSDIVIKKGLGYGCDEEAIRLITEGPSWKPSIRDNQSVEDVITLRIKFSLE, from the coding sequence GTGAATAAAGACCGTCCACATATCGAACCTCTGTCAGAACTGACACCTGCACTGATGCAACAATATCTACGCGACGAGCTCTCACCAGAGATGCGACATGCAGTAGAGCGCTATCTGCTGGATCATCCCTTTGAGGCGGAGGCCATGAGAGGCTATGAATCTGTGTCCGTAGAGATGGAAAAGGATGTAGCGGCCCTGGTTGAGCGTTTGGCAATGGCCAAGTCAGACGCCAAGGGTGTGCCGATATGGAAAAATCCTATGCGGATAGCTGCTGCAGTGGCGTTGTTGCTCATGGGGTCGTTTTCGATATGGATGGTGATGGATACGCTCAGGGAGGAAGACACTATCGTCATGAAGGAAGATACTCCAGTGAAACCAGAAAAGGAACAAGCCCAACCACCTCTCTCGAAACCTGTGACCGAAGAAATAGAAGCAGTTGAGCCGAGTAAGAAAATAGTAGCCCCGACTCCTAAGCATAAGGTTTCTCCTCCAAAGGAAACACCTAAGCAGGACATGCTAGAGATAGCTGTAGAAACAGAGGGTCAACCCATGCCAGAACAAGAAGAGAGCCCTTCTTTGGCTGATGAAGAATTGGCAGAAACCGTGTATTCTGTCGAAGAGGACGTAGTACCAATCAATCAGGCAGCAGAAGAATCTATGGCGATGAGTTCTCAGCCAGCCTTAGCTGCGCGAATGAAAAAGCGACAATCCGTCGCTACGTCTGATGGGAGCTACAGTAGCAAAACGGTTTATGGCAAGGTCGTAGGATCCGACGGAGAGGATATTCCGGGTGCGACAGTTTGGATTAAAGAAACCGGCGAAGGAACAGTCACGGATATCGAAGGACGGTTTGAAGTGTCGAATGCCCATGAGGGGGAGACGCTGGAGGTGAACTTTATTGGCTATTCGAGCGAACAGATCAGGATAGGCGCGAATGACACAATCCTTGCAGTCATGGAAACCGACATGGCCGCTCTCGATGAAGTAGTGGTGATTGGCTATGGTGAGTCTCGCCCTAAGCCTGACGCAGGTGCAACTCCCGTTGATGGTTTTTTGAAATACAAAAGATATATAAAGGAAAACCTACGCTACCCTGTCGCAGCGAAAGAGCTGCAGGTCGAAGGAAAAGTCACCGTACGGTTTACAGTAGACAGCTATGGTAATGTATCCGATATTGTGATCAAAAAAGGCTTAGGCTATGGCTGTGATGAGGAGGCCATTCGCCTGATTACGGAAGGGCCATCTTGGAAGCCATCGATTCGGGACAACCAATCTGTCGAGGATGTCATCACCTTGCGCATCAAGTTTAGTTTGGAATAA